From Deltaproteobacteria bacterium:
TTTTAGACGTTTGATGTCAGCGCTCTACGTATCAACCGCAATCTCCGTCCTCTTGTCTGGAAACTCGGGGTGTCTTGTTCCGCCTCCTATCCCAGAAACGCCAGTGAGCCAGAACAGCGCTCCACGAATAGACATTAACAAGCTAGACCCACATCCCGTCCAAGGGCCAGTAACCATGAGCACGGCTTGTACATCCTATACATTTCGCGTTCAGCTGAGCGACCCTGATTATGATGACACCCTCTATTGGCGAGTATTTGCGGATTACCACCGCGACTGGTTTCAAGAGAGCTTGGTACAGCCGGCACCCGCGGATCCAAGCTCACCGGGAAGCCAGCAGATTAGCTTCGTCATTTACCCCAACGATCCAAGATTCTTTCAGGCTCCAGGAGCCACGGGGATTCACACCGTTGAAGTGCTGGTTAGTGATCGCCCATTCGACGATGAGAGCTTTCCGCCAGGAAGAGATGTCTATCCTGATAGTGACGGGTTTATAGACAGCTTTGTCTGGCCCGTGGAAATCGTGGACGACACTCTGCCTTGCGAGGAGTCGACGCCGTGAAACACCTAATATTTCTCGTAACAGTTCTTTTTCTGGGCGGATGCAGCTTAGCAGAGCTTTCCATGTTTTCGTCCAACCAAGATTGCTCCAGTACCTATGATTGCTCGCCCGGTGATGTCTGTCATTTTGGTGCCTGTGTCGCCCCAGGTGGTGAAGCTGGTGAAATCTTAATGGTTCTGGAGCCATCACCTTATTCAGGCTACCCAGCCCAAGCAGACTCAGGTGGCGAACGCAATGCTGTCGCAGGCATCTATCACGACCTCACGCTGACGGGCGGAAGCCGCGTCATAGGGAAAGTGGCTGTCGCTTCCGGGGGCTCGCGCACCGGTACACTCAGTATAACAAGCGAAGAAAGTATTTTAGGGCTCTCCGATACCCAGTCTCTTCATTCAGGCGTTGATGGTTTCGTCGTCGACCTACTGCCGGGCACTTACACATTTAGCTTCGTGCCTGATGATGCAGATTTCAGGCCTCCGGTCATCTGGGCAGCGATCGATGTCCCGCAGGAGGGAATCTCTGATTTGGTGTTTCCATATCCAGAAGATTTAGGACTGGTTGCAGCGACTGGACAACTTGTATTTACGCAGCAACTGCTGAGCCCGATAGTAGGCGCAGTGGTTCAAGGCGAATATACAACCGCCTCTGGTTTAACCGCGTACAGCAGCCCTGCCCTAACAGACGAAGATGGTCACTACGACATCGTATTCCCTGGACCTGCCGAGACTTACCGTCTGAAGATTAGTCCTGGAGAGAACTACTTTATCCCGGAAACAACCATCCCAGACCTCAATGTCTCTGAGGACAGCCTGATAGACTTAGACATTTTACCCAACGCCCAAAGCTTTACCGTAGAAACAACGCAGGCCGACGGAAGCCTCGTCCCTGGCACAACCCTCTACTTTCAGGGTGTCATTCAAGAATACGCTTATGAACTCGTGTCTTTCGAGTTTGCGGTACAAACCGGCGCCCAAGGAAACTCTGTCATTAACCTCTTGCCCGGACTCTATACGGTCACCGCTATCCCGCCTCGGGCCAGTGATGCCAGCGTGACGGTACGAGAACTGTGTATCGCTGGAGCCGAGCCAGACAACAGCCTTTGTTTTGTACCCGACGTTGCTCAGGGAGAGACACTCAGCTTGGCATTGAGCTCTAAGTCACTGTTTTCCGGTAGAGTTTATTCCGACAGACAAGAGATTGTGCCCAATGCCAGGGTAACGCTGCACACCAAAATCAACGGCCAGAGGCTTGAAGCGTTGACCAATACCGACGACCAAGGATTCTTTGAACTCAGGGTTGATGGTTGCCCAGATATTGAATCTGTCTACACACTTGATGTGCTTCCCCCAAACAAATTGGCTCTGCCGTGGCACCGTGAGGATTTCAGTGGCGATATATTTGGATCCATTCGGTCCGTGATCTTGCCCACTCCCGCACTTCTTGCGGGTGGACTGCGTGCAGAATCGGGAGTTCCTGTTGAAAATGTCGCGATTTCAGTCTACTCGGTTTCCACAGACACCAATTCAAGCCCAAGGCTTATCGGTGTCGGGACTAGTACGACCGGCGGCGAGTTTTTAATAGCGCTGCCAGCACAGGAAAACGAATGACTGAGAAATCCCCAAAGGCACGCAAACTCATTTATGTAGTTTTTGGCTCCACGATGATTTACCTCATTTGGTGCGTCATCATCGGCATGGGCGTAGCACTTTATGAATCTTCACCCAGCGCCGAAGCACCTCGGTCACGAGCGACGTTTAACCAATGTATGCGACAGATCGTGATGTTGAGTGATGAAGTTGAGCACGCACGCTACGCTGCCAAGCAAGGCGGAGCCAGTGTCTGGATAAAGTGGGAAAGCGAATCTTACACGCCTCGCCTATCAGCGATTAAGCGTGGATGTGATCAGCTCGGTGATATCGGCATGGAAGCGGCCTTGGACTCCCTCGATAAGAAGTATCAAGGCGCAAAAGTAACGGCGGCAACTTACAAAGTTCCCAGCGGTGAATCTCTGCCTCAAACAATTCGCGACATGACTCGAAAAGCGGGCGAAACTCCCTAATCAAATAATTTAGCGTGGGCCTGAGCGTTCTCAACGTAGTGCTGAGCGCTTTCTCGGTGAGCAGCCAATGCCTCGGGCCCGAGTTCCTTGATGACGCGAGCCGGTGACCCCAGGGCCATCGTCCCGGCCGGGATAACCTTGCCCGGCGCCACCAGAGCACCTGCTCCAACGAGAGCCCCTTTTTCAACCACGGCACCGTCAAGCACAATGGCTCCCATCCCGATGAGAACATCATCCTCAATGGTACAGCCGTGCAATATCGCGCGATGGCCAACGGTTACCCGTGAGCCTATTCGGGTATTGAAACGCTCTCCAGTGATATGGATGGTCGTAAGGTCCTGAATATTTGTCTCATCGCCGATAACAATCGTGCCAACGTCTCCGCGAACCACACAGCCATACCAGATGCTGGACCTATCCCCGATGGTGACCCGGCCGATAACTTTTGCGTCGTCTGCAACGAACACATCCTCACCGATATCCGGGTCGACCCCATCGAAGGAAAGAATCATACCGCACTGCCGCGTAAACGAATGCGCCAAACAGCAAGTAAGCCAAGCATCAAGAATAGGATACCCATGCCACTGTTGGTGTAGGGCCCACTGGCACAGCCACTCTTTTCACGGCATTCAAGGTCGCAGAAACAATCGCTTTCGCAGCCAAATGTTGTGTCGCATACGCAGGTATCGCCGCTGCAAGACTCTTCGATGCATTCAACATCGCACGCACAATTATCGTCGCACGCGTAGGTCTTATCACAAGCGCAAGGTACGCATTCTACATCACACTGGCAGAAGGTGCATCCGTCACCCGCAAAGTTACACGAATAAGTGGTGTCACAAGAGCACCCCGAAGTTGAACCTCCATCAGTACCACCTGATGTTCCACCGCCAGTACCAGACCCATTCCCGGTGTCTGTTCCGTCTCCCCCGGTGCCACCAGAGCCATCGGTTCCGCCGCCACCCGTGCTGCCATCGGTGCCGCCTACTGGCTGACAAATACCGTAGTCGACTCCTTGAAGCTCGGTGCAGGTTTGACCCGCTAGAGGGCAATCAGGATTGCTTGGGTCGCACTCATAATAACACTGGCCAACAATTCCAGACCCCACGCAGACCAGTCCTTCAGAGCAGTCTGTGGCATTCCAGCAGTTTTCACCTTCGCCGGCCGAGCCAAGCTCAAAGCAAGCTCCAGAACCATCCTGAAGCGCCATGCAGCCATAGCCGCTTGGGCAGTCATCATTGCTTACGTCGCAAGAACGGTGACAAGTCGGCGTTTCTCCTGCACCATCCGACACACAAACAAATCCATCGATGCAGACGCCACCTGTGGCATTACAGTCTTGGCCGGGACCAGCAGATTCTAAACAATAACCCTGGGGGCCGCTTCCTGATGGTTCATCAAAGCCGATGCATCGGTAACTATCCGGGCAGCCGGTATTCGAAGCATTTGGATTACACTCATAGAAACATACGCCGTCGCCTGTATTCGGGTCGCCGAGACAGATTGCACCCTCCTGGCAAACGCTTGCACAAGGCTCGCCCGGTGCAGGCAGACCCTCGCGCACGCAGTAATCAGTTCCGCCCACGTTTTCACATTCGTAACCGCTTGGACAATCGCCGCAGGTTTGAGAGCAGTAAGAAACGCCCTCATAGTTGATGCATGAAAAGCCACTGGCGCAATCGCTGTTGTTGTCACATGAAGAGCCCAGCTGGCCTGGTTGCCCAGGGTACAAAGCACAAAGCCCGTTGATGTCATCTTGTTGAGGGTAACCATAAGAATCGTCACCTGTGGCAGCCATAACCGCCGCACATGAATTAGAGCAGCCGCTGTAAACGCCAAGGCACGGATGCCCAAGCCCAAGGGCGTGGCCCATTTCGTGAAGCACGGTTGCACGTAGCTGAGAGTAACCCTGGCCGTTGAAGCCGTTGATAATGATATCAGCATCCGAAAAAGAGCGGTTGTCACAATTCCAGCCGCCGTAGGGAGCCAAGGTTACACCTAGGGTACCACCGGCTCCTGAACCCGTTACTTGGATCCACTCTTGAGTCCCTGTGATCATATAGAGTGCCTGCGAGCTAGAGTTGGTTCCCCAAACTGCATCGTTATTAGCTGCAATCGTGCCCGAGATGTTTAGAATCGCGCTTGAACAAGAGATCTGACTCCAGGCATCTGCACCGTATTGAGCGATGTCGACGAACTGACTGCCGCTGACCGTGTTGTTACCCTGGTTTTCAACAACCATATTCAAGAGGCCACTCTGCCACTTAGGTGCAGCGTTGGCTGAGCAACCGCAGTTGCCGCCATTGTCATAGTCACCCTGAGGGCAGTTGTTGTTATCGTATCCTGTTACGGTATAGCCGCAGCCAAGAAACTCATAAGCACTGGCCTGAAATGGCACCAGCATCATCACCGCTAAGACATATGCGAATATCGACTTTTTCATTTCGTACCTCCTGCGCGAGCAGAGAGAGCACGAACGCGCTCGATAAAGGAGTCCAGGGTTTCTGGGTCTGGGAATTTGTGATTCGCCGACTGGTAGCCGCCCTTACCATCTGGTTCCACACGGTGAACATCACCAAATTCGGGCAGCACAAACGTATCACCGCTGTGCTTCATGACCATGTACTTGCCAAGGCCCATGCCGTAGCTAACAATCATGTCCCGAAACCGTACACCAAATAATATGAATTCTTCACCCTTACGAAACTTCAGTGCCCCGCTCACATGGAGCGTTTGCCCGTCCAGCGTTCCACCCACTTGGTAGATGGTAACAATATCGTTCTTCTTGAGGCCCTTTACTTCGGTCAGCACTTCGACTGCCGTTAGGGTCAGTATCCGGTCGGATCCAGCTTCCTGGACGACCTGCTGGGCTTCAACCCGACCATGAACAATCACGGTGGATTCTTTGGCCATTTGTTCCAACGGAACGTTTATCACTGTGGTAGCTTGAGCCATACTGGCCCATAAGAATACGGCGAGAAATAGTAACTTCCCACTTACAAAAAACGACTTCATGTCTAACCTATCCTGTGTTCGCTTGAACCTAACGTTCAAGTACTGCCAAGACCTCGACATGTGGTGTGCCTGGAAACATATCAAAACCGGTTAAGGTCACCAGGCTGTAACCACCTTCTTTTAAGATAGCCACATCCCGAGCAAGCGTTGCCGGGTCACAAGACACATACACGATTCGAGCCGGTCCACTGCCTGGGCGTGCAGCTTCCCTTGCAACCTCCCGCGCCCCAGAGCGCGGTGGGTCTAGCAACAGAGTATCAAACTCTGACATTCTCTCAACCGCGTCCGCGTCCCGAATGCAAGTGTTTTCTAATGCGATCGGTATACGAGCAGCATTGCGCTCCGACTGAATCGATGAGTTTGGGTTGATTTCGAAGGCGCTAACATCCGCCCCCATGACCGCCAGCGGTAAAGAGAAATTACCAATTCCGGCATGCATTTCCATGACTTTCGGGCCCTTCATAGGATTAATCGAGCTTACGACTCGCCTAACCAGCTCGTCATTCATCGCTGGGTTGGCCTGGGTAAACGTCCCGGTTTCGAATGACAAATCGTAGTCACCCACTGTCTGATCGTAATTCAATTCACAATTGCCAAAACGGCTGATTGAGTCGCCCTTTGCAATCTCGATTCCTAAAATCCCCGCCTCGTCCATCCAAGTCGTCGATTTGCGGAAGAATGCTGGGTCACCCTGGATAATCAGCCGCAATGCGCCGCGCTTGCTTTTTCTTGACCACACGGCCTCAACCTCCTCTAAGCCTACTTCCCGGGGGATTCGATGAATCGCCGGCACAACACGCGTTATGTATTTATCAAGCTCAGGCCACAACACGGGGCAGCCCGCATGGGGAACCACATCATTGCTACGTCGGGCGTGGAATCCAATTCTCCAGCTCTCTCCCGACCAATGAGCGTGCATGCGAACACGATGCCTGTAGTGCCAAGCGGACTGAGCGCCCACAAAGTCGAAAGACTCCGGGATATCCACTTTCGCGATCCGTGTTAGAGCACTGATAATACGGTCTTTTTTAACAATCGACTGACCATCCAAGCTAAGCGATTTTAAGGAACATCCACCACACTTATCGATGCCACAACGGCTCACGACGCGATTCGGTGACGGCACCACCAAGTCGGTCATTCGACCATGCTGAACTTTTTTCTTCTTAACGGTTAACTCGACACGTGCGGTATCTCCTGGCAGAGCGCCGGGAACAAAAACGACTTTACCCTCGGGTGTTCGACCCACACCATCTCCCTCGTGGCTCACACCATGAATCACTATTTCCATTTAATCATTATCTCTCTACGAAATGTGCTCGACAACCAAATGGGTCGATGACCAGTCGGACTCGAGAACTGAAATAGCCGAGCCATCCCTGACGGCCAACTCCAAATAGCCGTCTGACCCAAAAAGCGCAACCAGAGTGTTGCGCGGCGCGTCACCGTAAGTATCAAAAACAGACAACTGCTTATCTTTCAGTAAGATAAGCGCATTAGCTGGAAAGTCTCTGACATGCAAATTCGTAAGGACATTGCCAAAGTTGTCGGCATGTAAGAGTGGCACCAGCGTCTGGCTGCCTGAACGTTGCGGCTTTACAAGCGAACCCTCCAGCCAATTCTCGATCGGCGTCCCAACATCATCAAGGGTGAGCCCACCGGCCAATTCGGCGGCAACGGGCGCAAAAATGTCCCGCCCATGAAATGTATTGGATACTGGCTCTCGAAAAATATGTGACTTATCGAGCACGACGGCCCGCACATCGGGCTCGTGAGCTAGTTGC
This genomic window contains:
- a CDS encoding gamma carbonic anhydrase family protein yields the protein MILSFDGVDPDIGEDVFVADDAKVIGRVTIGDRSSIWYGCVVRGDVGTIVIGDETNIQDLTTIHITGERFNTRIGSRVTVGHRAILHGCTIEDDVLIGMGAIVLDGAVVEKGALVGAGALVAPGKVIPAGTMALGSPARVIKELGPEALAAHRESAQHYVENAQAHAKLFD
- a CDS encoding class I SAM-dependent RNA methyltransferase, translated to MEIVIHGVSHEGDGVGRTPEGKVVFVPGALPGDTARVELTVKKKKVQHGRMTDLVVPSPNRVVSRCGIDKCGGCSLKSLSLDGQSIVKKDRIISALTRIAKVDIPESFDFVGAQSAWHYRHRVRMHAHWSGESWRIGFHARRSNDVVPHAGCPVLWPELDKYITRVVPAIHRIPREVGLEEVEAVWSRKSKRGALRLIIQGDPAFFRKSTTWMDEAGILGIEIAKGDSISRFGNCELNYDQTVGDYDLSFETGTFTQANPAMNDELVRRVVSSINPMKGPKVMEMHAGIGNFSLPLAVMGADVSAFEINPNSSIQSERNAARIPIALENTCIRDADAVERMSEFDTLLLDPPRSGAREVAREAARPGSGPARIVYVSCDPATLARDVAILKEGGYSLVTLTGFDMFPGTPHVEVLAVLER
- a CDS encoding SAM-dependent chlorinase/fluorinase; protein product: MAGPIIALTTDFGLGSTYVAQLKAVLLGSLPEANLVDISHSISPQSILEAELSLRATAHIFPSGSVHLMVVDPGVGTQRRPIAIESRGRFFVGPDNGVFGQLAHEPDVRAVVLDKSHIFREPVSNTFHGRDIFAPVAAELAGGLTLDDVGTPIENWLEGSLVKPQRSGSQTLVPLLHADNFGNVLTNLHVRDFPANALILLKDKQLSVFDTYGDAPRNTLVALFGSDGYLELAVRDGSAISVLESDWSSTHLVVEHIS